A stretch of Motacilla alba alba isolate MOTALB_02 chromosome 18, Motacilla_alba_V1.0_pri, whole genome shotgun sequence DNA encodes these proteins:
- the LOC119709556 gene encoding Golgi apparatus membrane protein TVP23 homolog B-like isoform X1, whose translation MDSSDDIEDVSLFDADDDASRRSKKSKIRHPVASFFHLFFRVSAIVVYLLCELLTSSFIACMVSIILLLSCDFWAVKNVTGRLMVGLRWWNQVDDDGRSHWVFEARKVSAQGGKASSEAESRIFWLGLITCPMIWVIFAFSALFSFKVKWLAVVVMGVVLQGANLYGYVRCKVGSRKNLTSMATSYLGKQFLRQTVATEDQAAS comes from the exons ATG gacagcagtgaTGACATTGAAGACGTGTCTCTCTTCGATGCAGATGATGATGCATCCAGGAGATCCAAAAAGTCAAAAATAAG GCACCCAGTGGCATCGTTTTTCCACTTATTCTTCCGAGTCAGTGCCATCGTTGTTTACCTGCTCTGTGAGCTCTTAACCAGCAGCTTCATTGCCTGCATGGTGAGCATCATCCTCCTCCTGTCCTGTGACTTCTGGGCTGTAAAG AACGTCACGGGGCGGCTCATGGTTGGCCTTCGCTGGTGGAACCAGGTGGATGATGATGGCAGGAGTCACTGGGTGTTTGAGGCCAGGAAG GTGTCAGCACAAGGGGGTAAGGCCTCATCTGAGGCAGAGTCCCGAATTTTCTGGCTCGGCCTGATCACCTGCCCTATGATCTGGGTGATCTTTGCCTTCAGTGCTCTGTTCTCTTTCAAAGTGAAGTGGCTG GCCGTGGTGGTGATGGgggtggtgctgcagggagccaaCCTCTACGGCTACGTCAGGTGTAAGGTGGGCAGCAGGAAGAACCTGACCAGCATGGCAACCAGCTACCTGGGGAAGCAGTTCCTGCGGCAG ACCGTGGCCACAGAGGACCAAGCGGCATCCTGA
- the LOC119709556 gene encoding Golgi apparatus membrane protein TVP23 homolog B-like isoform X2: MDSSDDIEDVSLFDADDDASRRSKKSKIRHPVASFFHLFFRVSAIVVYLLCELLTSSFIACMNVTGRLMVGLRWWNQVDDDGRSHWVFEARKVSAQGGKASSEAESRIFWLGLITCPMIWVIFAFSALFSFKVKWLAVVVMGVVLQGANLYGYVRCKVGSRKNLTSMATSYLGKQFLRQTVATEDQAAS, from the exons ATG gacagcagtgaTGACATTGAAGACGTGTCTCTCTTCGATGCAGATGATGATGCATCCAGGAGATCCAAAAAGTCAAAAATAAG GCACCCAGTGGCATCGTTTTTCCACTTATTCTTCCGAGTCAGTGCCATCGTTGTTTACCTGCTCTGTGAGCTCTTAACCAGCAGCTTCATTGCCTGCATG AACGTCACGGGGCGGCTCATGGTTGGCCTTCGCTGGTGGAACCAGGTGGATGATGATGGCAGGAGTCACTGGGTGTTTGAGGCCAGGAAG GTGTCAGCACAAGGGGGTAAGGCCTCATCTGAGGCAGAGTCCCGAATTTTCTGGCTCGGCCTGATCACCTGCCCTATGATCTGGGTGATCTTTGCCTTCAGTGCTCTGTTCTCTTTCAAAGTGAAGTGGCTG GCCGTGGTGGTGATGGgggtggtgctgcagggagccaaCCTCTACGGCTACGTCAGGTGTAAGGTGGGCAGCAGGAAGAACCTGACCAGCATGGCAACCAGCTACCTGGGGAAGCAGTTCCTGCGGCAG ACCGTGGCCACAGAGGACCAAGCGGCATCCTGA